A part of Aegilops tauschii subsp. strangulata cultivar AL8/78 chromosome 2, Aet v6.0, whole genome shotgun sequence genomic DNA contains:
- the LOC109781584 gene encoding uncharacterized protein isoform X2 — MGDRDEEEELQMALRMSLHGSPPAQPEPKRSKPPSPAGESPEAEARRKQRELMAAAAEKRLRSVAPPAAVAPPVTVAPPVTVAPPAAVAPPAAVVVPPPSQPTAVVAEQPSAPEDVKVESESTVVPMEDVKEAEVELEVDVGEEEKGEELHPELAEKLWLMVFGSGVSKAVLAQWSNQGIRFSSDPETAMGLVQHEGGPCGVLATVQAYVLKYLLFFSDNLGNPEVSDPSFALGQRRFYQSSFAARDDFSSLTEDGKTRALVHAMVEILFLCGTGKRAVVAFIGGVIREKVDAALEGISVESAIDFQKVLRIITFTSRKDAFNMLLANIPLFRSRLGAMLFLISSLLSRGLDCIQADRDDPSQPLVTAPFGHASQEIVNLLLCGEAVPNVFDGKMDLGGGMSLKGIPSDVEVGFLTLLESLNLCKVGQYLKCPKWPIWVVGSESHYTVLFALNPNVQEENELEERESKIRRAFDAQDQSGGGGFIAVEGFQQVLRDTDITFPSDKLDDLCNAGVIVWSEFWQALLQLDKRAGGMKDPTGLMGKKQFTIYHFNGIAKSVLNGSGNTGGSTPIQRPRICKLNVSVPPRWTQDEYLADVVSSSASGSKNDSVLSLAPPVQTACQHAPLVDCIRTRWPRAACSWSGDVPSIV; from the exons ATGGGGGatcgggacgaggaggaggagctccaGATGGCGCTCCGCATGAGCCTCCACGGCTCGCCGCCGGCGCAGCCCGAGCCCAAGCGCAGCAAGCCCCCATCGCCCGCCGGGGAGTCGCCTGAGGCGGAGGCACGCCGCAAGCAGCGCGAGctcatggccgccgccgccgagaaGCGCCTCCGCTCCGTCGCCCCGCCTGCCGCCGTCGCCCCGCCCGTCACCGTCGCCCCGCCCGTCACCGTCGccccgcccgccgccgtcgccccgcccGCCGCCGTCGTGGTGCCGCCGCCGTCCCAGCCGACGGCCGTGGTGGCGGAGCAACCTTCCGCCCCGGAGGACGTGAAGGTGGAGTCGGAATCAACCGTGGTACCTATGGAGGATGTGAAGGAGGCGGAAGTGGAGTTGGAGGTTGATGTGGGAGAGGAGGAGAAAGGGGAGGAGTTGCATCCGGAGCTCGCTGAGAAGCTCTGGCTCATGGTGTTTGGGAGTGGGGTTTCAAAGGCAGTGCTGGCGCAGTGGAGCAATCAGGGTATCAG GTTCAGCTCTGACCCAGAAACAGCTATGGGACTGGTACAACATGAAGGTGGCCCTTGTGGTGTCTTAGCTACAGTGCAG GCATATGTCCTTAAATATCTTCTGTTTTTCTCTGATAATTTGGGTAACCCAGAGGTCAGTGATCCATCATTTGCTCTTGGACAAAGACGATTTTATCAGAGTTCTTTTGCTGCAAGGGATGATTTTTCTTCTCTTACCGAGGATGGAAAGACGAG AGCATTGGTTCATGCTATGGTGGAAATTCTATTTTTATGTGGAACTGGGAAAAGAGCTGTTGTGGCATTCATTGGAGGTGTCATTCGTGAG AAAGTTGATGCTGCTTTGGAAGGCATTTCTGTTGAATCGGCAATTGATTTCCAGAAAGTTCTTAGAATAATTACATTTACCTCAAGGAAGGATGCATTCAACATGCTTCTGGCAAACATTCCTCTGTTTCGAAGTCGACTGGGTGCCATGTTATTTCTTATCTCTTCTTTACTTTCACGGGGACTG GATTGTATCCAAGCAGATAGGGATGATCCAAGCCAACCATTGGTCACAGCTCCATTTGGGCATGCTTCTCAG GAAATTGTAAATTTATTGCTTTGTGGAGAGGCTGTCCCAAATGTATTTGATGGGAAGATGGACCTTGGTGGCGGCATGTCCCTGAAAGGCATTCCAAGTGATGTTGAAGTTGGGTTCCTTACCCTTCTGGAATCACTAAATTTGTGCAAGGTTGGTCAGTACCTAAAGTGCCCGAAATGGCCTATATGGGTGGTGGGAAGTGAAAGTCACTACACTGTCCTTTTTGCCCTAAATCCCAACGTCCAAGAGGAGAATGAGCTGGAAGAGCGTGAATCCAAAATTAGGAGGGCATTTGATGCGCAAGACCAGAGTGGAGGTGGAGGCTTTATTGCGGTGGAGGGATTCCAGCAAGTTCTGAGGGACACCGACATAACATTTCCTTCTGACAAGCTCGACGATCTCTGTAATGCGGGCGTTATAGTATGGAGTGAGTTCTGGCAGGCACTGCTTCAGTTGGATAAAAGGGCTGGAGGCATGAAAGATCCAACTGGCCTTATGGGCAAGAAGCAATTCACTATCTACCACTTCAATGGAATTGCCAAGTCAGTGCTTAATGGGAGTGGAAACACAGGAGGCTCAACTCCAATACAAAGACCTAGGATATGCAAGTTAAATGTGAGCGTCCCACCTAGGTGGACGCAGGATG
- the LOC109781584 gene encoding uncharacterized protein isoform X1, which produces MGDRDEEEELQMALRMSLHGSPPAQPEPKRSKPPSPAGESPEAEARRKQRELMAAAAEKRLRSVAPPAAVAPPVTVAPPVTVAPPAAVAPPAAVVVPPPSQPTAVVAEQPSAPEDVKVESESTVVPMEDVKEAEVELEVDVGEEEKGEELHPELAEKLWLMVFGSGVSKAVLAQWSNQGIRFSSDPETAMGLVQHEGGPCGVLATVQAYVLKYLLFFSDNLGNPEVSDPSFALGQRRFYQSSFAARDDFSSLTEDGKTRALVHAMVEILFLCGTGKRAVVAFIGGVIREQKVDAALEGISVESAIDFQKVLRIITFTSRKDAFNMLLANIPLFRSRLGAMLFLISSLLSRGLDCIQADRDDPSQPLVTAPFGHASQEIVNLLLCGEAVPNVFDGKMDLGGGMSLKGIPSDVEVGFLTLLESLNLCKVGQYLKCPKWPIWVVGSESHYTVLFALNPNVQEENELEERESKIRRAFDAQDQSGGGGFIAVEGFQQVLRDTDITFPSDKLDDLCNAGVIVWSEFWQALLQLDKRAGGMKDPTGLMGKKQFTIYHFNGIAKSVLNGSGNTGGSTPIQRPRICKLNVSVPPRWTQDEYLADVVSSSASGSKNDSVLSLAPPVQTACQHAPLVDCIRTRWPRAACSWSGDVPSIV; this is translated from the exons ATGGGGGatcgggacgaggaggaggagctccaGATGGCGCTCCGCATGAGCCTCCACGGCTCGCCGCCGGCGCAGCCCGAGCCCAAGCGCAGCAAGCCCCCATCGCCCGCCGGGGAGTCGCCTGAGGCGGAGGCACGCCGCAAGCAGCGCGAGctcatggccgccgccgccgagaaGCGCCTCCGCTCCGTCGCCCCGCCTGCCGCCGTCGCCCCGCCCGTCACCGTCGCCCCGCCCGTCACCGTCGccccgcccgccgccgtcgccccgcccGCCGCCGTCGTGGTGCCGCCGCCGTCCCAGCCGACGGCCGTGGTGGCGGAGCAACCTTCCGCCCCGGAGGACGTGAAGGTGGAGTCGGAATCAACCGTGGTACCTATGGAGGATGTGAAGGAGGCGGAAGTGGAGTTGGAGGTTGATGTGGGAGAGGAGGAGAAAGGGGAGGAGTTGCATCCGGAGCTCGCTGAGAAGCTCTGGCTCATGGTGTTTGGGAGTGGGGTTTCAAAGGCAGTGCTGGCGCAGTGGAGCAATCAGGGTATCAG GTTCAGCTCTGACCCAGAAACAGCTATGGGACTGGTACAACATGAAGGTGGCCCTTGTGGTGTCTTAGCTACAGTGCAG GCATATGTCCTTAAATATCTTCTGTTTTTCTCTGATAATTTGGGTAACCCAGAGGTCAGTGATCCATCATTTGCTCTTGGACAAAGACGATTTTATCAGAGTTCTTTTGCTGCAAGGGATGATTTTTCTTCTCTTACCGAGGATGGAAAGACGAG AGCATTGGTTCATGCTATGGTGGAAATTCTATTTTTATGTGGAACTGGGAAAAGAGCTGTTGTGGCATTCATTGGAGGTGTCATTCGTGAG CAGAAAGTTGATGCTGCTTTGGAAGGCATTTCTGTTGAATCGGCAATTGATTTCCAGAAAGTTCTTAGAATAATTACATTTACCTCAAGGAAGGATGCATTCAACATGCTTCTGGCAAACATTCCTCTGTTTCGAAGTCGACTGGGTGCCATGTTATTTCTTATCTCTTCTTTACTTTCACGGGGACTG GATTGTATCCAAGCAGATAGGGATGATCCAAGCCAACCATTGGTCACAGCTCCATTTGGGCATGCTTCTCAG GAAATTGTAAATTTATTGCTTTGTGGAGAGGCTGTCCCAAATGTATTTGATGGGAAGATGGACCTTGGTGGCGGCATGTCCCTGAAAGGCATTCCAAGTGATGTTGAAGTTGGGTTCCTTACCCTTCTGGAATCACTAAATTTGTGCAAGGTTGGTCAGTACCTAAAGTGCCCGAAATGGCCTATATGGGTGGTGGGAAGTGAAAGTCACTACACTGTCCTTTTTGCCCTAAATCCCAACGTCCAAGAGGAGAATGAGCTGGAAGAGCGTGAATCCAAAATTAGGAGGGCATTTGATGCGCAAGACCAGAGTGGAGGTGGAGGCTTTATTGCGGTGGAGGGATTCCAGCAAGTTCTGAGGGACACCGACATAACATTTCCTTCTGACAAGCTCGACGATCTCTGTAATGCGGGCGTTATAGTATGGAGTGAGTTCTGGCAGGCACTGCTTCAGTTGGATAAAAGGGCTGGAGGCATGAAAGATCCAACTGGCCTTATGGGCAAGAAGCAATTCACTATCTACCACTTCAATGGAATTGCCAAGTCAGTGCTTAATGGGAGTGGAAACACAGGAGGCTCAACTCCAATACAAAGACCTAGGATATGCAAGTTAAATGTGAGCGTCCCACCTAGGTGGACGCAGGATG